The sequence below is a genomic window from Streptomyces sp. B21-105.
ACCACGTCGAACTGGGGTGAGACCGCCAGTTGCGCGTTGAACGACGCGTAGTCCTCCTCGGACATGCCGAGGCCGCGGTCCTCGACCTCGATCGCCAGCCCCTTGGCCACCAGCGTGGCCCGCACCCCGACCGGAGCGGGCGCCGGCGAGTAGGAGGTCGCGTTGTCGATGAGCTCGGCGAGCAGATGGATCACGTCCGCCACGGCGGGCGGAGCGATGCACACCTCCTCCTCGGTGTGCACCTCCACCCGCTGGTACTCGGCGACCTCCCCGACGGCGCTGCGCAGGATGTCGATCAGCGCCACCGGCTCCGACCAGCTGCGTCCGGGCCGACCGCCGCTGATGATGACGAGGTTCTCCTCATAGCGGCGCAACTGGCTCGCCGTGGAGTCCAGTTCGTACAGTCCGGCGAGGACGTCCGGGTCCTGGTGCCGGCGTTCCAGCGCGTCGAGCTTGCTGAGCTGGAGGTTGACCAGGTTCTGGCTCTGCCGGGCGATGCCGAGGATGACCTTCTCGAAGCCCCGCCGGGTGTCGGCGAGTTCGACCGCGGTGAGCACGGCGGTGCGCTGCGCCGTGTTGAACGCCGCAGCCACCTGGCCGAGTTCGTCACCGCCGTAGTCCAGCGGCGGGGTCTCGGCGTCCACGTCGACGGTCTCCCCGCGGTCCAGCCGGGCCACCACGTCCGGGAGCCGCTCGTGCGCCAGACCCAGCGTGGCCATGCGCAGTCCGCGCAGCCGCCGGGACAGCGACCGGGTGATTCGCCAGGACATGCCGACGCACAGCAGCAGGGCGACGAGACCGCCGGCGCTCAGCGAGGCGGCCGTGATGAGCAGTCCGCGCGATTTGTCCGCGCTGCGCTGCAGCAGGTCCGCGGTCTGCTGCCGGATCAGCTTCTCGTACTGGGTGGAGACGTCGATGAGGGCGGCGCGCCATTCCTTCTGCACGTCCGGCAGCGCGATGTCACCCTTCTTGCTCTGCCTGGCGCGGGCCGCGAGCACCTTGTCCTCGACGGCCTCCAGGGTCTGCCACTGGTAACTCGTCAGGATCTCTTCGGTCTGCGCCCTCGCGGGACCGGTCAGCGAGGGCACGATCTGGTCCTCCACGAGCCAGCGCCGGCTGTTGACCAACTGCGCGAACTCGGTCCACGCCTCGGCGTCCATCCGCCCCGAGGGCCCGGCCAGCGTCAGGTTCAGGTCCTCCTCGGAGACCAGCTCGGCCGCGTGCTCGAGGGCGATGAGCGGGCCGGCCTGCGAGGTGAGGTCGCCGTCGTCGACCTGGGACAGCTCCTGGAAGGCGTGGATCTGGACGTCGATGATCGAGGTGTACTGGTCCAGTGCCTGCGCGGCGGTGATGTCGACCGGGTCGTCCACCTGTCCACGGTAGTACTCGAGACTGCCCACGGAGGCGACGACCGAGTAAAGCCGGTCCCTGACGCGGGCCGGGGCCCGCTGGATGTCGTCGGCGCGGGCGACCAGTTTGGCGACCGCCGCGTCCGTCTTCCCGCGCTGCGCCTCCAGCGCGGCCCGGGAGCCGGCCGGCCCCGAGGCCAGCCACACGGCGGAAAGGCTGCGTTCCTGCTGCAGCGCGAGCGTCGCCTCGGTGCCCATGGCGCCGGTGGAGCGGCTCAGTTCGGTCTGCTCGCGCAGCCGCAGCCCCTCCGAGAACATCTGCGTCGTCGTCACGCCCCACATGGCGGCGAGGGTGACGCTGGGCACCAGCGCGAGGAGGAACAGCGAGAGACGTATGGAGCCGAGACGGCGGCGCCGGGCACCTGTCCGTGGAGACATAGTCGTCCTAGGGCGATCAGCGGGAGGGGGGCGGTCGAAGACGGGTACGGGTCAGCGGGTTCCGGCGGCGGCCAGGCGGGCGACGTCCGAGACGTTGGTCTTCGTGACGAAGGCCGGTCCCGTCAGCACGGGCGCGACGCCGCCGCCGCTGACATTGCCGTTGGTCTTGTGGAGCCAGAGCGCGTCCACGGCCAGATATCCCTGCAGGTAGGGCTGTTGGTCCACCGCGAACTGCACGCGGCCTTCGCGGACCGCGGCCACCAGGTCCTTGTTGAGGTCGAACGTCGCGATCTCGGCCTTGCTGCCGGCCTTGTCGACCGCCTGCACCGCGGTGAGCGCGAACTGCGCGCCGAGGGTGATGATCTCGTCGATGTCGGAGTCCTGCCTCAGCCGGGCCGTCAGCGCCGCGGTCATGGCGTCCGGGTCCGTTCCGTCGACGTAGAGCATCCGGGTCTCACCGTCGAAGGTCTTCTTCACGCCCGCGCAGCGCGCCTCCAGCGCGACGTTGCCCCGCTCGTGGATGACGCACAGGGCGTGTCTCACGCGCAGCGCGTCCAGCTTGTCGCCGACGGCGCGCCCCGCCACGCTCTCGTCCTGGCCGAAGTACTCCAGCAGCCCCAGCGAACGCCAGTCGTCGATACCGGAGTTGAGGCCGACGACGGGTATGCCGGCCGCCTTGGCCTCGGCCACCGGACTCCTCATGGCCTGCGGCTTGGCCAAGGTCACCGCGATGCCGTCGACGTGATCGTGGATCGCCTTCCGCACCAGTTCGGCCTGTTCGGCGGGGTCGGCGTCGCTGGCGTAGGTCAGATCGATGCCGTCCTTGTCGGCCGCTGCCTGGGCGCCCTTGCGCACCAGCTCCCAGAAGGCGTCCTTCTCGGCGCCGTGGGTGACCAGGGCGACCTTGATGCGGCCGCCCGTGCCGCCCGCCCCGTCCGCCGCCGCCGCGTCCGCGCCGGACGACGCGGCGCCGGTGCAGCCGGCGAGGAGGAGGCAGCAGGCCACGGCGAGGGCGGCCAGACGCAGGGATCCGCGGGGACACGGAACGGCGGGAACGGCGGGGACGGAAGTGTTCATGGGGGGCTGCACCTCGCTGAGCGGCAGAGCAGGAGGACGGGGCGAGCAGCCGCCGGAACGCAGGGGTGTGGACCGGCGGAAGACATGCGTTGGCTCGGAGCCAACCGTGTGTGACCACTGGTAGTCAAGTGAGCACCCACCAGGTGTGAAGAGACGCTGCCGCATTGTGATCCGGAACGCGGTGGGCGGGGGCGTTCGGGCGTAAGTCCGCAGGTGGGTTGACTGTTGGTCAATCCAGGCGGAATCCGTTCTCGTGCGCGGCCGTCCGGTCGCCCCGCACGTCACGCGCCCTCCGGCCGGCGTGCCGCCTTCCGCGCGGCGGGTCCCGCCGCCGCGCCCTCATGGCCGTCCGCCGGTCGCGGCCCGTCGGGCCGCGACCGGCGGACGGGCCGTGACATCCGCGCCGCCCCGGTGCGGGATGTGTGGCTCCCGCCGCCCGGCTCCCGCCGCCCGGCGTCCGCCGCCCGGCGTCCGCCGCCCGGGCGTCCGGCGCGGGAGAGTCCGTGCCGGGTGCGGGGGAGGGACGCGGCCGCGGGACCGTGCCGACGTGGGTCCGTGTGACGTGGCCGAGGCCACGTCACACGGCGCCGTGGGTCCGGCGCCCGCCGGTCGTGCGCCCGGCGCCCGGCGCACGACCGGCGGGGCCGGAGGCGGCCTGCTGTGCGCAGGTCGTCCCGGCCCCGCCGGTGAGGTGAGGCGCGGCCTCGTCAGGCGGGCTTGCCCCCGTCGGGCAGCGGTCCGCTCTTGAGGAACGTCTCCGTCCTCGACGGCCCCTGGTCAGCCTCGCGCCGCTTGCGGCGGCTCACGCGAGGCTCCTGGTCCGGCAGCCAGCCGAAGGCCACCGAGCTGCCCACGACGCCCAGCAGCAGGCCTACGACGAAGCCGCCGATGTTGGAGGTGAGCCAGGTGCCCAGGGAGAGCAGGATGGCGATGATCGAGTAGAACAGCCGCTGAGTCGGGTTGAACAGGATCAGCAGGCCGCAGAGCACCATCAGGGTCGGCAGGA
It includes:
- a CDS encoding sensor histidine kinase, translating into MSPRTGARRRRLGSIRLSLFLLALVPSVTLAAMWGVTTTQMFSEGLRLREQTELSRSTGAMGTEATLALQQERSLSAVWLASGPAGSRAALEAQRGKTDAAVAKLVARADDIQRAPARVRDRLYSVVASVGSLEYYRGQVDDPVDITAAQALDQYTSIIDVQIHAFQELSQVDDGDLTSQAGPLIALEHAAELVSEEDLNLTLAGPSGRMDAEAWTEFAQLVNSRRWLVEDQIVPSLTGPARAQTEEILTSYQWQTLEAVEDKVLAARARQSKKGDIALPDVQKEWRAALIDVSTQYEKLIRQQTADLLQRSADKSRGLLITAASLSAGGLVALLLCVGMSWRITRSLSRRLRGLRMATLGLAHERLPDVVARLDRGETVDVDAETPPLDYGGDELGQVAAAFNTAQRTAVLTAVELADTRRGFEKVILGIARQSQNLVNLQLSKLDALERRHQDPDVLAGLYELDSTASQLRRYEENLVIISGGRPGRSWSEPVALIDILRSAVGEVAEYQRVEVHTEEEVCIAPPAVADVIHLLAELIDNATSYSPAPAPVGVRATLVAKGLAIEVEDRGLGMSEEDYASFNAQLAVSPQFDVVALADDLRLGMFVIARLATRHGIGVTLRSSPYGGTTAIVLLPHEVVVPESPDAHDPATTISGAANAAGPSAGAEAPTGTEAGPGAEGRTGVDAGAGAGVHTRAGARQGASGSPSPGQAAPDPAREVQDDAREGDAHNDREARRVSGGGNEHGRPRPDEDTSPAPLPAPLPGRDRDQNPERERERELERDGHGGSRDRNAPDRAGHLRRDDGRPAPRTSSPLPVRATSVPAHESSLRAVSVPAGAGSRPGGLTPLPRRVPQTSLACELREDASSAGAVEDDGVLDDFTAERAASSLAGFQSGTLRAHADADEPPSDPQEATAEEAPGPPVTAAGAAQTPTKPAERS
- a CDS encoding substrate-binding domain-containing protein — encoded protein: MNTSVPAVPAVPCPRGSLRLAALAVACCLLLAGCTGAASSGADAAAADGAGGTGGRIKVALVTHGAEKDAFWELVRKGAQAAADKDGIDLTYASDADPAEQAELVRKAIHDHVDGIAVTLAKPQAMRSPVAEAKAAGIPVVGLNSGIDDWRSLGLLEYFGQDESVAGRAVGDKLDALRVRHALCVIHERGNVALEARCAGVKKTFDGETRMLYVDGTDPDAMTAALTARLRQDSDIDEIITLGAQFALTAVQAVDKAGSKAEIATFDLNKDLVAAVREGRVQFAVDQQPYLQGYLAVDALWLHKTNGNVSGGGVAPVLTGPAFVTKTNVSDVARLAAAGTR
- a CDS encoding DUF6114 domain-containing protein; protein product: MTFTQWRDRFRRWRGQRPFAGGLMLVLGGAEILVTMKAPLPVILHVGMQGLAGYLLPTLMVLCGLLILFNPTQRLFYSIIAILLSLGTWLTSNIGGFVVGLLLGVVGSSVAFGWLPDQEPRVSRRKRREADQGPSRTETFLKSGPLPDGGKPA